The genomic DNA AACGACCATCCTGCAATCATAAAAAGAATGGACATCGCGAAAGACTTGTATCTTACGCGGGGTTTCGATGTGGAGGAGGTGATGCTTACGGGCTCGCATGTCCTTGAAAAAGCATTCAACTCGATTTTTCTTGCGGACTGGACGGCATTTTCCCTTGCTTCTTTTTACGGCGTTGACCCGGAACAAGTGCCTCTCATTGAGGAATTCAAAAGTCTTATCGCATAAAACATGTACATGCTTTTCGACATTGGCGGAACAAAGATGCGTATCGCCGTCTCCGACGGGGGCCGTCAACTTGGAGAATATAAAATCGTTGAAACCCCGAAAGACTTTAACGAAGGAATGTCGCGGTTTGCATCCGTCGTCGCGGAATTAACTCACGGAAAAAAAGCCCAGGGCGCCGCGGGAGGTATCGCGGGCACTTTCTTGAAAGAAAAAAAAGAACTTGTCCGTTCTCCCCATTTGCGCGCATGGGTGGGAAAGCCCATTCAGGAAGAGTTGGAGAAAATTATCGGAGGAAAAGTGTTTATTGAAAACGATGCGGCTATTGTGGGGTTGGGAGAAGCGTTATACGGGGCGGGCAAAGGACACAATATTGTCGTATATGTCACTGTAAGCACCGGTGTCGGCGGAGCGCGCATTGTCAAAGGAATTATCGACCCTTCAACTGCCGGTTTTGAACCCGGACATCAGGTCATAGATATCGCTTCGGCCATTGACCCAGTTGATAATCCTAACGGTACGCTTGAGAATTTCATATCTGGTTCGGCTATGGAAAAACGGTTCGGTGTTCCTCCGTGGGAAGTTACCGACAAGCATGCGTGGGAAGAAATGGCGGAGTGGCTGGCCTACGGTCTTTTCAACACCACATTATATTGGTCCCCTGAGGTCATCGTTTTGGGCGGCCCCATGATAGTCGGGCGTCCGGGCATCGATGTTCATCTGACGACGCTGTATCTAAAGAAACTTCTTGAAGAGTTTTCATATATGCCCCTTATCAAAAAGGCACAGCTTGAATCTATCGGAGGCCTCTACGGGGCGCTTGCCCATTTGAACAGAGTAATAAGATAGTGTAGTCTTTGAAGACTATTAAGATAAAAATATCGCCCATTATGTTTGGAAATTTTTTGCTTAAACAATTTATCAAATCAAAACTGAAAGGGGTGCCCGATTCCGAAATCGACAGACTTATTTCCATTGTTGAAAAAAACCCCGATTTTTTCAAAAAAGTCGCTACCGAAGTGGAACAGAAGGTAAAAGGAGGACAAGACCAGAGCGCGGCGATGGCCGAGGTTATGAAAAAATACGAATCGGAATTGAAAAATATCGCCCACTAAATCATTTATCATGCTTTCAATCGGAATTGTCGGGCTTCCAAATGTCGGAAAATCAACGTTGTTTAACGCGCTGACCCTCAAGTCTGTTCCCGCGGAAAACTTTCCTTTTTGCACCATTGACCCATCGGTAGGCATTGTTGCCGTGCCGGACGAACGGTTGTGGAAACTTACAACATTCAGCACATCGGCAAAAACCATTCCTGCCGCCATTGAATTTGTCGATATTGCCGGGCTTGTCAAAGGAGCCTCGGAAGGCGAAGGCCTTGGCAACCAATTCTTAAGTCACATCAGGGAGGTTGATGCCATTGCGGAAGTGGTGCGTATTTTTGAAGACCAAAACATCATTCACGTTGACGGGAAAATCCAGCCGCTGTCCGACATTGAAACAATCAATCTCGAGCTTGTTTTGGCAGATTTGCAGACGGTTACGAAACGTAAGGGAAGTATTGAAAAAGACGCACGGCGAGGAGACAAAGTCGCGCTCATCGAATCGGGGGTATTGAATAAAATCGAGCCGGTTCTTAAAGAGGGGAAACCCGTTTCCACGCTCCAGTTTACGGAAGAAGAAAAACCCGTGCTTAGAAATCTTCACCTTCTGACCTCAAAACCGATTATGTATGTTCTCAACAAAAAAGGCGGGGGAACGAACCTTGATGAACTGAAAGACGAGCGCTGGACGGCACTTTTAAAGTTTTTTGAAGACACTAACGCCAAGTGGACGATTGCCGACGCAAAAATCGAGGACGAACTCAAAGAACTTGTTGGAGAAGAAAAAGAAACGTTCCGCAAGGAACTTGGGGGAAAAGATGACGGTATCGACACGCTCATCAAAAAGGGATACGAATTGCTGAATCTCATTACGTTTTTTACCACGGGAGAAGACGAAAGCCGCGCATGGACGATACGCCGCGATTCAAAAGCGCCCGTTGCGGGCGCCGCAATCCATACCGACTTTCAGCACAGATTCATTTGTGCCGAAGTCATTCCGTGGAACACGCTTCTCGAAGCCGGCTCATACGGCACCGCCCGGGAAAAAGGCCTTCTGCGCACCGAAGGGAAGGAATATGTCGTTAAAGATGGTGATGTGATTGAGTTCAAAATTGGTGCGTAGCTTGCTTACGTACCCTTTTTTTATCGTTAAAAAAGGAATATACTATACGTATATTCAATAAGTAATTACTATGGATACAACGCAGCCAACACAAAAACCCCGTACAACAGCCGCCGACTTCTTTCTCCATCTCGGAGTTATTGTCGCCTTGTACGTAACGGTAATCAGTTTTCTCAATCTCGTTTTCAGCCTTATTAACTATGTATATCCGAACTTGCCGCTTGAACAGGGGGTTCCGACAAGCGACCTGAGTATCCCCGTGTCTGCGCTTGTTATTTTTGCCCCGTTGTACATTTTTCTTTCATGGCTTCTCAATAAGCAATATGGCACCAACCCTTACAAGCGTGAGTTGGGAGTGCGAAAATGGCTGGTGTATCTTACGCTTTTTATCTCCGGTCTGGCGATTGCTATCGACCTTGTTGTTCTGGTGTACAGTTTCGTGAGCGGAGAATTAATCACTCTCGGTTTCCTCCTTAAGGTCTTGTCGGTCTTTACTGTTTTAGTCGCCGTTTTTTGGTATCATATTGCCGATTTGAAGGACAAAATAAACGCATCACAAAACAAAAAACTCGCAATTGCTCTTTCCGTTGTCATTATCGGCTTCATTTGTTTGAGTTTTGCCATTATGGGCTCGCCGTTTAAGCAAAGACTTCTGAAAATCGACGGTCGTCGAGTTTCCGACTTGCAAAACATTCAATATCAAGTGCTTAACTACTGGCAGTCAAAAGAGAAATTACCGACAACACTTGATGACCTTGTCGATTCTCTTTCGTACAACAAGGTTCCTGTCGACCCTGCTACCCAGTCCCAATATGAATATCGTGCAATTCCGCCCTTTTCCTTCGAATTGTGTGCTACCTTTGATCTTCCAAGTGAGGAAAGTGTAAAAAGTATTGCACAGCCCGAGTTTGTCAGCGACTATGAATTTGAAAACTGGAAGCATGAAAAGGGAAGAACCTGCTTTGAACGCACTATTGACCCGGACAGGTATCCTCCGTATACCAAAGTAAGATAGCTAAAAGAAGAGAAAGCGGCGGGAAAATCGCCGCTTTTTTCTGTATACTAGAGCAATATGGCGCAGGAATATAACCATTTGTCCATAGAAAAAAAATGGCGGGAGAAATGGGCAAAAGAAAAAATCTATAAAACAACGGAATTAGGTGACAAGCCAAAAGCCTATATTTTGGACATGTTCCCATACCCTTCAGGTGTGGGACTTCATGTCGGGCACCCAAAGGGCTACATTGCAACCGATATCTACTCACGTTTCAAGCATATGAACGGCTTCAATGTCCTGCATCCAATGGGGTGGGACGCATTCGGTTTGCCCGCGGAAGAATATGCCATTAAAAACAAAATTCATCCGCGCGTTGCCGTAGAGCAAAATATCAAACGCTACAAAGAACAGCTGGAAATTCTCGGATTCAATTATGACTGGGAGCGGGAAATCGATACTACCGACCCGAAATACTATAAATGGACGCAATGGATTTTTCTGCAGATGTTTAAAGACGGTCTTGCTTTCGAGTCGCACGAGCCGATTAACTGGTGTCCGTCATGTAAAACAGGTCTTGCTAACGAAGACCTGGAAGGAGGAAAGTGCGAACGCTGCGGTTCGATTGTCGAAAAACGTCCGATTCGCCAGTGGGTCTTGAAAATCACCGATTATGCGGAAGATTTGCTTGCCGACCTGAAAGATTTGGCATGGCCCGAATCCATAAAAGAATCCCAGCGAAACTGGATAGGGAAAAGTGAGGGAGCGGAATTTGACTTCGAACTTGTGGATATTCCCGGCCAGCCCGATGGCAAACATAAGGTAAAAGTATTCACTACACGCCCCGACACGCTGTTCGGTGCGACCTTTGTAGCGATTTCCGCAGCGCGAGCGAAACTCTGGCTTGATATCGGCTGGAAAGCGAGCGAAGAAATAAAAAAATTCATCGAAAAAACTCTTGCCAAGGAAGCGGTTCGCGCGCTTAATGAAGTTCCGGAGAAGGAGGGAATGTTTACGGGCATATACGCAAAAAATCCCGCGAACAGAGAAAAAATTCCCGTATGGATTGCGAATTACGTTCTCTCGGATTATGGAAGCGGGGTAATTATGGCAGTACCCGCCCACGATGAGCGTGATTTTGAGTTCGCCAAGAAATTCTCTATAGAAATTCGTCCTGTTGTTCTTTCAGGGGGTAGCGTCCAAATAGGTTGGACCATGGAAAAATATGCTGAAGAATGGAATGACCACTACGCTAAAAATGGCAAACTTTGGAATTCAGGTGAGTTTACTGGCATGGAAAGTGAGGAAGCGAAAAAGGAAATTATAAAGTTTGCAAAAGGAAAAGAAAAAATTCAGTACAAACTCAAAGATTGGGTATTCTCCCGTCAGCGATATTGGGGTGAACCTATTCCTCTCATCCATTGCAAAAAATGTGGTGTAGTTCCCGTGCCTGAAAAAGATTTGCCGGTGGAATTGCCTGATGTGAAGTACTACGAACCGACCGGAACGGGGGAATCACCTCTCGCAAACATTTCAGAGTGGGTGAATGTGAAATGTCCGAAATGCGGCGGGGAAGCCAAGCGCGAAACAAATACAATGCCGCAGTGGGCCGGCTCGTGCTGGTACTACCTGCGCTACATGGACCCGAAAAATGACAAGGCGCTCGTTGACCCCAAAAAGGAAAAACACTGGGCTCCTGTGGACATGTATGTGGGAGGTACAGAACATGCCACGCGTCACCTTATCTATGCCCGTTTTTGGCATAAGTTTCTCTATAAAATAGGCGCAGTAAGCACCAAAGAGCCCTTCATAGCCCTTCGCAACCAAGGCCTTATCATGGGTACGGACGGACGAAAAATGAGTAAGCGGTTCGGAAATGTCGTTAATCCCGACGATATAGTTGCGCAATTCGGCGCGGACACCATGCGTGTATATGAAATGTTTATGGGTCCGTTTGAAGCGTCAATCTCATGGAGTACGGACAATCTCGTGGGCTCACGGCGTTTCGTTGAGCGTGTCTGGAATCTCGCGCAAAAAGTTTCAAAAGAAGGAACCGTTTCGGACGAAACTCTTTTCAACCGTACCGTAAAGCAGGTGACCGAGGATATAGAAAATTTTCGTTTTAATACCGTCATATCGGACATGATGATATTGTTGAATTCTCTTGAAAAAGAAGAAAAAATTCCGCAAGCGATTTTTGAAACATTTATTACCCTTCTGTCTCCGGTTGCTCCACATATCACCGAGGAATTATGGCAGGCCTTGGGCTACCAAACCTCAATCCATCTTCAGCCGTGGCCGACATTTGACGTTGCAAAACTCGTATCCGAAACGGCCACAATTGCCGTGCAGGTAAACGGAAAAATCAGGGGGGAATGCACTGTCTCAAACACCGCAACAGAAGATGAAATTAAAACACAGGCACTTTCTTTAGAGTCCGTAAAAAAATGGACGGAAGGCAAGGAGATTAAAAAGACCATTTTCATAAAAGGAAAACTCATCAGTTTTGTTGTTTGACCTGTTTTCTTCGCGTTTGAGCGAGAATCCACTTTTTCCAAACCTTGCGGAGTCCGGAAAGTATGAGCAGAGAAAAATCCAACAGGATTTTATCGTGTTTGGAAAAAGTGGGTTGGAGCGGGCATTTGACATTTCCTTGACTTTCTTTTAGTGTAGTGATACAACGTAGTGAATAAATAAACCTATTGAACATGTCCGAAAAAATTACAGTAGCGTTTAAGCCCAAACAAGTTGTCAAAAAACTCCTTGCTGTTCTCGTTCCCAGGGCAAAAGACGTCATTGTAAGTCGTTATGGTCTCGGAAATGAAAGCGCCCGTCTTACTCTCGAAGCTATCGGGAAAAAATACAACATTACCCGCGAGCGCGTGCGACAAATAGAAAACTACTCTCTCGACCACATTCGAAAATCCAAGGAATACAAAGAAACCCTTCCGGTTTTTGAAGAGCTCAAGGAATCCATGCATTTAATGGGCGGACTTGTTCCGGAAGAAGAATTTTTAACGACGCTTGCCAAGGACAAGAGTACCCAAAACCATATCCACTTCCTTTTAGTTGTCGGTGAACATTTTACCCGTTACAAAGAAGATGACCACTTTAAAACCCGTTGGCACGTCGACAATGAACTTGCCGAACAGGTGCACGGGTCTTTGAAGAAATTGTACGAAAATCTTTCCGACGATGACCTCATATCGGATCCAGACTTTATCGAATCTTTTCTGGAACAACTCCATGAGCTCGCCGAAAAATATAAAAGTGATGAAATCATGAAGCGCTGGCTTTCGCTTTCAAAGAAAATCGGACGCAATCCTCTTGGCGAATGGGGCAAATCAAGTTCCTCAAATATCAATGCCCGCGGTATGCGCGACTATGCATTCCTGGTTATCCGTAAACACGGTTCACCAATTCATTTTCGAGAAGTAGCCGAAGCAATTACCAAAATTTTCAATAAAAAGGCCCACGTTGCGACGACCCACAACGAACTTATCAAAGATTCCCGTTTTGTTCTTGTCGGCCGCGGCTTGTACGCCCTTTCCGAATGGGGATATATGAGTGGTGTCGTTAAAGATGTTATTCGCAAAGTGCTTGAGAAAAACGGCCCTCTTACCAAGCAGGAAATTATCGACAAGGTCTTGAAGGAACGATATGTTAAAGAAAACACCATTGTCGTTAATCTTCAGAATCCGAAGTTTTTCAAAAAAGACACCCAAGGCCGCTACGCTCTCGCCAAATAATTAAATCTACACCCATAGGTTTTTAGACGGTGCAGCTTACCCCCTTTTGGGGGTTTTTCCTTGTCTTTTTCATAATGTATACTTAAAACGTGCTATTTGAACAATTCACGTCGTCATTCGGAGACAGCATCTCACAAGCGCTCGATATTTTGCGTCGAACCGTATTCGTGTGGCTTCCGATTCTTTCGGGAACCGCGCTTTTTCATACGTGGATAAACTACATACGCGCGCGTTGGATACGTGAACAGGGCACCGTGTTGCTTGAAATCAAGCTTCCGACCGAAATTTTCCGCTCACCGGCGGCAATGGAGCTGGTGCTCACCCAGTTGTATCAGGCGGCAAATCCCACATATATTGACGCATATCTTATAGGAAAAGTGCGTCCGTGGTTTTCTCTTGAACTTGTTTCTCTCGGCGGGGAAGTCCATTTTTACATTTGGGGGCACCGAAAGTTCAAAAAATTCATTGAAAATCATATTTATGCCCAATATCCGAATGTGGAAATTTACGAGGTTGAGGATTATGCGAAAAGATTTCCTTTCGACCCCGAAAACTATCCTTTTTGGGCCACCTATTTCAAACTTACCAAGGCTGATGCCTATCCGCTAAAAACCTATATCGAATACGGCCTCGATAAAGACCCAAAGGAAGAATTTAAAATCGACCCCATCACGTCGCTTATTGAATATCTCGGAGGGCTCAGGAAGGGAGAGCAGGCGTGGATTCAGATTCTTATCCGGGCCCACAGAAAAGAAGGATTGAAAGATTTACGGCTTGCAAGACCCGACTGGCAAAAAGACATTGAAAAAGAAATAAAAAAAATTATGACGGAAGCAGTGGTGGACGAAGAAAAGCAAATGCCTTCCCTCATGCTTCTTGATGAGGAGCAGAGGAATCTTATTACTGCGATGCGTCGTAACATGGGAAAGTTTGCGTTTGATTCGATTGTGCGGGGTTTTTATCTTGCCGAAAAACCTTCCTTTGACGGCAGTAATATCAGTGGTTTGATAAGCAGTGTCAGGCAATTCAGCTCAAATACCCGCAACGGATTCAAGCTCGGAAAATTCAGCGCCTTTGAGTATCCATGGCAAGACTTTCAGAATATGCGCCGCCGTGTTATCGAGAGAAAAATGCTTGATTCCTATAAGCACCGTTCTTTCTTCTATCCTCCCCACACGCATTTCCGCGCCCAGCCTTACATTCTGACGACGGAAGAACTCGCAACGATGTTCCACTTCCCGGGCAAAGTTGTCGGCACTCCGACGGTCACTCGTATTACTTCAAAGAAAGCCGAAGCGCCTTCAAATCTTCCTATATAAATTTCCTCGCTCATGCGCTTTTCTTTCCCCGACATTTCAAAATTTTTTATTTCGACATTTCTGCCAGCGGTACGAAATGTTTTTAATCTGTTCTTTTTGTGGATAAAGCGAAATGACACCGCGCTTATCAAAGGTGCCGTGGCGGTTGTGCTTACTTACGCTCTTTTCTACGCGTCATTTTTCAGCGCTCCTCGGGAATTTCCCGCGCAAGCGATTACAACGATTGAAGACGGGAAAACGCTCAATCAGGTGTCTATGTTTTTTGCCGAACAAAACATTATCCGTTCTCCGTTCTGGCTTAAAGTATTTGTGACCGTATTCGGGGGGGACAAGCGTATTTATGCCGGCGATTATTTTTTCAAAGATCCTTCTTCCGTCATTACCGTCGCCCGTCGCATCACAAGCGACGACCACGGCCTCACTTCGACTCGCATGACAATCCCCGAGGGCCTCAATGTATTCGAAATTGCGGATTTGGTGGCCAAAAAGTTTAAGAAATTCGACCCGGAAAAATTTATCGCCATCGCGCCCGAAGGCTACCTTTTCCCTGACACATATTTTTTTCTTCAAAACGTCGAAGCTGAGTTTGTCGTAGCGGCCATGAAAAAAAACTTTGATGAAAAAATTCAAGGGATTATGCCCCGGATAGAAGAGTTCGGGCGTCCGTTTGAGGACGTGATTATCATGGCCTCAATCATAGAAACCGAAGCGCGACAAAAAAATACCCGGCGTATGATTTCCGATATCTTGTGGCGTCGCATCGATATCGGTATGCCTCTTCAAGTCGATGTTTCCTTTAAATACGTTAACGGCAAGGTAACGCCTGATTTGACGCTTGACGATTTGGAAATCGATTCGCCGTACAATACGTATAGATACGCCGGGTTGCCTCCGACGCCCATTGCAAATCCCGGTCTTGGGGCGATTGAAGCGGCGGTTACTCCCATTAAAAGCAGTTATCTGTATTTTCTTTCCGGTCACGACGGCGTAATGCATTATGCCCGCACGTTCGAGGAACATAAACAAAATCGGCGACTCTATCTTGATAGGTAATATTTTCCTTTGCGCTCCCGCCGGTCTTGTGTAAACTAACGGCTACATG from bacterium includes the following:
- a CDS encoding ROK family protein, whose amino-acid sequence is MLFDIGGTKMRIAVSDGGRQLGEYKIVETPKDFNEGMSRFASVVAELTHGKKAQGAAGGIAGTFLKEKKELVRSPHLRAWVGKPIQEELEKIIGGKVFIENDAAIVGLGEALYGAGKGHNIVVYVTVSTGVGGARIVKGIIDPSTAGFEPGHQVIDIASAIDPVDNPNGTLENFISGSAMEKRFGVPPWEVTDKHAWEEMAEWLAYGLFNTTLYWSPEVIVLGGPMIVGRPGIDVHLTTLYLKKLLEEFSYMPLIKKAQLESIGGLYGALAHLNRVIR
- the ychF gene encoding redox-regulated ATPase YchF, encoding MMLSIGIVGLPNVGKSTLFNALTLKSVPAENFPFCTIDPSVGIVAVPDERLWKLTTFSTSAKTIPAAIEFVDIAGLVKGASEGEGLGNQFLSHIREVDAIAEVVRIFEDQNIIHVDGKIQPLSDIETINLELVLADLQTVTKRKGSIEKDARRGDKVALIESGVLNKIEPVLKEGKPVSTLQFTEEEKPVLRNLHLLTSKPIMYVLNKKGGGTNLDELKDERWTALLKFFEDTNAKWTIADAKIEDELKELVGEEKETFRKELGGKDDGIDTLIKKGYELLNLITFFTTGEDESRAWTIRRDSKAPVAGAAIHTDFQHRFICAEVIPWNTLLEAGSYGTAREKGLLRTEGKEYVVKDGDVIEFKIGA
- a CDS encoding DUF5671 domain-containing protein gives rise to the protein MDTTQPTQKPRTTAADFFLHLGVIVALYVTVISFLNLVFSLINYVYPNLPLEQGVPTSDLSIPVSALVIFAPLYIFLSWLLNKQYGTNPYKRELGVRKWLVYLTLFISGLAIAIDLVVLVYSFVSGELITLGFLLKVLSVFTVLVAVFWYHIADLKDKINASQNKKLAIALSVVIIGFICLSFAIMGSPFKQRLLKIDGRRVSDLQNIQYQVLNYWQSKEKLPTTLDDLVDSLSYNKVPVDPATQSQYEYRAIPPFSFELCATFDLPSEESVKSIAQPEFVSDYEFENWKHEKGRTCFERTIDPDRYPPYTKVR
- the leuS gene encoding leucine--tRNA ligase; translation: MAQEYNHLSIEKKWREKWAKEKIYKTTELGDKPKAYILDMFPYPSGVGLHVGHPKGYIATDIYSRFKHMNGFNVLHPMGWDAFGLPAEEYAIKNKIHPRVAVEQNIKRYKEQLEILGFNYDWEREIDTTDPKYYKWTQWIFLQMFKDGLAFESHEPINWCPSCKTGLANEDLEGGKCERCGSIVEKRPIRQWVLKITDYAEDLLADLKDLAWPESIKESQRNWIGKSEGAEFDFELVDIPGQPDGKHKVKVFTTRPDTLFGATFVAISAARAKLWLDIGWKASEEIKKFIEKTLAKEAVRALNEVPEKEGMFTGIYAKNPANREKIPVWIANYVLSDYGSGVIMAVPAHDERDFEFAKKFSIEIRPVVLSGGSVQIGWTMEKYAEEWNDHYAKNGKLWNSGEFTGMESEEAKKEIIKFAKGKEKIQYKLKDWVFSRQRYWGEPIPLIHCKKCGVVPVPEKDLPVELPDVKYYEPTGTGESPLANISEWVNVKCPKCGGEAKRETNTMPQWAGSCWYYLRYMDPKNDKALVDPKKEKHWAPVDMYVGGTEHATRHLIYARFWHKFLYKIGAVSTKEPFIALRNQGLIMGTDGRKMSKRFGNVVNPDDIVAQFGADTMRVYEMFMGPFEASISWSTDNLVGSRRFVERVWNLAQKVSKEGTVSDETLFNRTVKQVTEDIENFRFNTVISDMMILLNSLEKEEKIPQAIFETFITLLSPVAPHITEELWQALGYQTSIHLQPWPTFDVAKLVSETATIAVQVNGKIRGECTVSNTATEDEIKTQALSLESVKKWTEGKEIKKTIFIKGKLISFVV
- a CDS encoding sigma factor-like helix-turn-helix DNA-binding protein, yielding MSEKITVAFKPKQVVKKLLAVLVPRAKDVIVSRYGLGNESARLTLEAIGKKYNITRERVRQIENYSLDHIRKSKEYKETLPVFEELKESMHLMGGLVPEEEFLTTLAKDKSTQNHIHFLLVVGEHFTRYKEDDHFKTRWHVDNELAEQVHGSLKKLYENLSDDDLISDPDFIESFLEQLHELAEKYKSDEIMKRWLSLSKKIGRNPLGEWGKSSSSNINARGMRDYAFLVIRKHGSPIHFREVAEAITKIFNKKAHVATTHNELIKDSRFVLVGRGLYALSEWGYMSGVVKDVIRKVLEKNGPLTKQEIIDKVLKERYVKENTIVVNLQNPKFFKKDTQGRYALAK
- the mltG gene encoding endolytic transglycosylase MltG; this translates as MRFSFPDISKFFISTFLPAVRNVFNLFFLWIKRNDTALIKGAVAVVLTYALFYASFFSAPREFPAQAITTIEDGKTLNQVSMFFAEQNIIRSPFWLKVFVTVFGGDKRIYAGDYFFKDPSSVITVARRITSDDHGLTSTRMTIPEGLNVFEIADLVAKKFKKFDPEKFIAIAPEGYLFPDTYFFLQNVEAEFVVAAMKKNFDEKIQGIMPRIEEFGRPFEDVIIMASIIETEARQKNTRRMISDILWRRIDIGMPLQVDVSFKYVNGKVTPDLTLDDLEIDSPYNTYRYAGLPPTPIANPGLGAIEAAVTPIKSSYLYFLSGHDGVMHYARTFEEHKQNRRLYLDR